Part of the Antechinus flavipes isolate AdamAnt ecotype Samford, QLD, Australia chromosome 2, AdamAnt_v2, whole genome shotgun sequence genome is shown below.
gtCATTAAGCAAGGTTACCTCAGCtgttatctttcaagaaattttacataattttgaCATATACATAGGAAGCTTCATTACAGAAGAGCCTTTGTTATAACATTTTGCTCCAcagaagtaaattattttttcatcaacAAATGATAAATGCAGTGAAATTATATATTCTCTACATCTTCATATAGTGTCATGAAAGCAACAAACAAGAGCTTGGACAGATTTGGAGATagtaaaggatagaagggcctagCATGCTATGAGGActcaaagaattgaacatgactaaaTAACAGAACAACAAACGAAACAAACAACATGTCTTTTAGTCAATTTtgtgatagttaaaaaaaaaaagactgctgaAGAATAATGCTTACGAAAGAATACCCTTtcgaaatgaatgtggactacttgcatttttgtttttcttcccagatttttaccttctgaatccaattcttcttgtgcaacaagagaactgtatggttttgcacacatatattgtatctaggatatacttgtttaacttatttaacatctaggataaacatatttaacatgtataagactgcctgtcatctaggggagggggtagagggagggaagggaaaagtcggaacagaagtgagtgcaagggataatgttataaaaaattacccatgcatatattctgtcaataaaaagttataatcttaaaagaaagaataccTTTTACTTTCTAATTCCTTCATTAAGCATAATCCTTTATAAatgtgtagattgtttctaataaacaTTTTATGCAAATGAAAAATTTGACCTAAGTGTGTTATTAATGTTCttggtaactttttaaaaataatagatacAAGACTTTTTCTCACACTTAGATATATTTCTCTATGTCAGATTCCTAAAGAATTGAACTCTTGATGCTCTAAAAATTGTCACAAcactgccacaaaaattttgtcTGATCCAATGTTCttggtaactttttaaaaataatagatacAAGACTTTTTCTCACACTTAGATATATTTCTCTATGTCAGATTCCTAAAGAATTGAACTCTTGATGCTCTAAAAATTGTCACAGCACTACCACAAAAATTTTGTCTGATCCAATtgcttttcccatctttgttACCATCAATACCATTCTACTTCCTCAAGAAATGAATTTACCTCATTATAATTCAAATGTGACTCCATCATCTTtgagaggaaagataatttattatttaaaaaaaattcttagtggctttccagtcttttttccaTATAGAGAGCTTTCCACTTCATCCATAAATGTCTTAGGACTCTATTTGTTGAGTTTCTTGCcaagatttctttaaatttatgaaaGGAGGGTTGCCCTTAGATTCTTagtttttttatgaaaatatatcACTAAAATTTCTGACATTTCTCTCCAGATTTTACataatgaatttctattttttttttgtctcatagTGGCAATTGAAATACAATGATTAAACTTGAATGAAATTGTCATCAAtgtcttttcccctttcatttcccatttttgatTTTAAGGAAATTGCAAATCTCTTTTATTGACCCTCAAGCTTCCTCCAAACAAGAAGGCCCATATTTTTAATACTAACATTTTACCATTGTTGCTATATGGCAATAAGCCATGGAACACCATTTTAAccggaggaaaaaaaaataatatcacagagaaggaagagataataCCATTATAGTTGTGAAGAAATTGTAGCACATCATAAATTAGTAACTCAAAGGAAAAATGGGTGTAAGGGGAGTCATTGAGGAATCATAATGAGCAGAACAGGTTCTTCATATTGAAAGAGGAAGGCATGACAAGGTGACACTGAGAAATAATGGCCACTGGTACACTCatgatgttgaaaaaaaaagcaagaaagactCTTAGCAATTTGAGAGGCCATCATGCTTTTTTGTGCTACAAAGGTAAGCACAGGGTAGGAATCAGGGGTAGATTGTGATTTGTATAAATAGAGAAAATCCCTGAATCAAGGAGATGAAATGTCCATTTCAGTGAATAGATAACTGCTTTATGGGAATAGAAAGAGCTATGActtcagataaaagaaaaatgaccatTCATCAGGGAACCAGAAAGGACAATGAATTACCTAGAAagatttaatagatatttgttgttgttcagtagtttcagttatgtccaactcttcatgatcccatttggggcttgcttgacaaagatactgggtgGTTTGCCAATCCCTTCTTCAGCTGATTTTTACAGATGATCTGAAGTAAgtaggactaagtgacttgccaaggatcatacagttaatatctgagaccagatgtgaactcaggaaggatagtcttcctgactactggttcagcactctattcactataccactttTAATCgataatactaattattattattatttttttttttttttgctgaggcaattggggctaagtgacttgccaaggtcacacagccaggaagtgttaagtgtctgaggacaaatttgaactcaggtcctcctgattcagggctggtgttatccactacaccaacaaGCGGCCCCTGGATAATACATTTTTAACTGAGCTTTGAATTATTGATAGAATGTGAATAAGCATTGATGGGTGAGGAGGATATTATAGACATAAGTGTTACTGTAGCACAAGCGAAAATGCAGAAGAGAAGTCTTGAGAAATGATTTAAGGATGGTGAGTACTATAATTTGGCTGAAAAGTAAATTATTTGGTGGAGAATCATgtgaaaagaatctgaaaaagtAAATTAGAGACATATGAAGGGAATTGAATGTCATTCTAAGTAATTTGAATTTAATGTATGCTTTCTTTTATAAACTCATTTTATTCattggaatcattggatttcaatgaaaatattattttatagagatactTCTTACCAACCTTTCTAATAACTGAGAATATTAAGTGACTAACACTTCATATCATTGTCATTTCCCAAGAGTAATTCTGTACACATAGTAATGAATGTTTCATGAATTAAATCAAATGATATATTGAAACTATAGCCAAACTCTATACTAATTTTCTTAAGCACATTGCAATGTCTTTAGGCAAACTGTTTGAAGGCTTAGATCCCTATCTGACTTCCCTATTATCTAATTCCTCTGCTTatctaaatattttgtatatacatagttttttttacctattgtcttcccattagaatgtgagatccttgagggcagggagtctttttgctcttctttttattctcagtgcttagcacagtgattagtatataagtatttaataaatactttttgatttgtTGACTTCTTTCCGCACTGTATGTGCATTCCTTCCTTAGGAAGGAATTGTCTCTGTTAACCTCATACCATATTTTCTTGAACTATTTAGTAACATTAGAAGATGTAAACCTTATGGCATTGAAATAACTAACTGTCTTGAGTGTGGGTATCAGCATAAGTATacagttatttttacttttagtcTTATATATAAAAGTGGGTTATGTAGCTCAGTCTACAGTTGTCAAAATAATTCTACAACCATTGCTGAGAATAATTTCTAAGAAATGTGCTTCCTAATGAAAGTTCACAGCTCTCAGGAGGTTAATGATAGGTTTTTTAGAACTTAGAGTAGTTAGCATAAGGCTGAAGAATACCATGACTTTCTTGAATAAAATCCATCAAGAAGACTCCTTAGAACCCACAATCTTCCTGCTCAGTCTTTTCATTGCCACCTTCATTTCCTTGTTTCTAAATGTATAGATTGCAGGATTCAAGACAGGGGTAACAACAAAGTCAAGAATGATTAAAAATTTGTCCAGTGAAAGTGTGGGGAATGGCCATACATAGACAAAGAAGCATggagtaaagtataaaaatacCACTGTAATATGAGCTGACAGAGTGGAAAAAGCTTTGGATAAACCAACTGAAGAATGATGCCTGACTGTGACCAGGATAAAGATGTAGGAaataatcaaaaggaagaaagtacCCATGGAAATAAGGCCACTACTAGCAGTGACCACATTATCCACTACACGGGTATCTACACAGGCAAGTTTTGTGACCTGAGGAAAGTCACAGTAAAAGCTGTCAATCTTGTTAGAGCCACAAAAAGgcatatttataagaaaaataaactgagacaCAGCATGGACTACTCCAATCACCCAGGCAGCCACTACAAAGCAAATACATGTTTTGTGGTTCATAATAGTCAGATAATGGAGAGGCTTGCAAATTGCTGTGTATCTGTCAAAGGCCATAGCTATAAGGAGAACCATCTCAGTTCCTCCCATAACATGGATAAAGAATATCTGTGTCATACAACTTGGGAATGAGATGATTCTGTGTGTACTCAAAACATCAGCTATCATTCTTGGTACTGCAGTGGCAGATAGACCCAGATCAAGAAGGGAGAGGTTGGCCAGCAGAAAATACATGGGAGAGTGCAGATGGGGATCAAGAATCACAGTGAACACAATGAATAGATTTCCCAGCACAATTCccataaaaaatgaggaaaaaaaacaaaataagaaaatattcatcTCCCAAGAAACAGGAAGTCCCACCAATACAAATTCAGTCACCATAGAATCATTGGCTTCATCCATTGACTGAATCAGCAGTGTAGACTCTGAAGTGACCTGATGGTagacaaagaggaagaaattataattatgagAACTGAAAATTGGACATTCTATTTGTTCTACTATGAAAGGTGACAGTAGGTTAGAGATACAAGAGTGCAAGAAACTAGGATAGTCACAAGATAGGGTAggagaaaatgaagacaataaaatataaaataaaaaaaggaaatgtatggttaaaaaataaaacttgtttataacaattataaaagatttttataacatGGTTTCAAAAGTCTTTTCCTCACTAAAATCTTGTGAAGTTTGTGATGCAAgtattattacctcattttacagatcaaaaaaaccaaaactcagAGAAATGATTGCTTGATCATGGTCACAAAGTTAATAATTGTTGAAGCTGGGGTTTTAATACAcatccatttctcttttcatttattaGGAACCACAAAAATACACCATTCATTAGAATAAATATTCAGAAAGTTTTGGGTCTACCTCACACCTATGATCTAAtggaacaaaaatggaaattaataaatgttgaaggggatgggAGAGGGTGGAAATGGAGCTATGAATGCACTATAAATAGAAGTGtaaattgatccagccattctggaggtcaacttggaactatgcccaaaaaggcATACCCTTAGATCTAGCAATTCCACTACTAGTAGCTCTTTTCTGGGGCAAAGAATTGAacattgaaaggatgcccattgattggggaatgattgaacaaaatgtggtatgtgattatgatgctataagaaataatgagcagaaaattatgatcttagaaaaacctagaaaaacttatatgagctgatgcaaagtgaaatgtaatgtgtacaaaataacagcaatattgtaagatgatcaactgtgaatgacttagctgttctcagaaatacaatgattgaagacaattctaaagggcttatgatgaaaaatgtcaacCATAACAGAGTAAAAACTGATGGTTTCTGAATacaaatttaaacatatttttctttttactttatttttctttaaggtttttttttaaatctatgttttctttcacaacgtgactattatggaaaagttttgcatgactatacatgtatagtcCTTGCTTCCTTCTTAATGAGGGAGAAATCCATAATTCTTGGCTACTTTCTTTGACATTTTATTGTACCCATTTTCTGATCAGCTATATTCCAGACAAAAATCACCATCCCAAGTCAATCTTTGAACCTTTGTTATGCACAATTGCTACCCCTTTTGATTCCTTTAATGAGGGAACTGGTAGGAGAacttggaactcaacattttaaaaaaactaatgttaaaaattacattttaaaaaaataccactACTATATCTAAACCTAGAACTCATAAAGATTCAAGAGGttaaaaagggggtgggggggcaaGAAAGAGGAAAGACCTATTTGTatcaaaacatttatagcagttctttttgtgatcaCTAAGAATTGGAATTAAAAGGAATGActagcaattggggaatggctaaacaaactgctATGTGTTTTTCATGGTATATCATTGTACTATAAGAACTAacaaacaagatgatttcagaaaaacctggaaagacacaTGAATTGAAGCAAATTAAAATgagtagaagaagaagaacacTGTActtagtaacagcaatattatacaatgaagaTCTGTGAATGACTGGACTATTCTCCATATTACAATGTTCTAAGAAAATTCTAAAGGACTAAGGATGAAGCATAATatctactttcagagaaagaactcatgatatctgaatatggattgaagtatactatattttaccttttttttaagtcttcttgtacaaaatgaatcatatggaaatgttttacatgattgtacattaTAACATATTAAATTGCTTCTCATATCAGGacagaggaaggggagggagggatagaatttggaaatcaaaactttaaaaaaaaaaaagattaaaaatcattttaacatgtaattgggaaaaaatataatactactttttaaaaaagtagtagATGGATGGAATCCATCTTTTTACAATGCCATCCCCTCCTTCCAACCAGATGGCTTTTCCTAAGTATTGAAATTATTGGGGACTCAAATCAGTGTCAatctttaatttacatttacacAGTTTTTGCCATCACAATCTCCATAATACTGATGGATTAGCATAGAGACTGAGAATGCATTTTATTTCAGGACTTGAAACACTTGTGGAAGATGCCAACTTTCACTTAGCCCTAATCCTGATTCTTTGTGAATTGACAGTCTCCAGGGACCCACACTGAAGACCAAACACACTTTGACATATGTAAGTTTTCACACCAGAGCACACATAAGCACTAACTTAATTCTGAGCTGATAGCATAATGGCTGTCCTGCACCAATAATACACTGGTCCATAACTTGAATGCAATCACACTGACACATCAACCAATTTTTTCAGCTTCTGTTATCATTCAAACTACTATCTCTTTCCAAAGACTCCAAACTCTTCTCTCAGTATCTTCATAACAGTTACTCAAAGTCTGACATCAAAATTATATCGACTTCATCAAATATCAATGTCAAAGAAACATCCTGTTGCTTCCTGTTAGGATGAAAGAAAATCACTATCACAAGTCAATCTTTGAATCTTTTTTATGCAATCTCTAGCCTTGTTGATTCTAACACTTCTGTACTATGAATGCCACAAATTgagaaagaagaagcagaagacaAATATACTTAATTCCCTTACTGATACCAAAACACTTCTCTGCATTgtctttaattaatttaattaattttttttgtgattcctcctatctttttccatttagatATCAAACCATGTCATATGTGCTCAGTGATACTATCGCATGGTCTTCCCAGCACTCATCCCAGTTCTTATAACTGTATTTTAACTTACCTTTTCAAACTTTCCCATAATACTTTGTTTGGTGCATAACTGTACAATATCATCTGCCAAACATATGAGTAATAAGGATTGGAGTATGGGATGATAAGTAAATTAGATTTGACTGGCATGAGATAGTAGCACATAGGATCTAGTGGAAAGAATAATAGAATGTAAGTCAAGAGACCTAATTTCTAATTACTTTAGATAATTTACTTTATTCTGGATTATTTCCTAATCTGTATAATAAAAATACTGATTATTAATACCAAAAATCCCATCTATAACATTCCATAATTCTTGGTTACTTCCTCTGACATATTATACCCATTTTCTGATCAGCTATATTCCAGACAATAAATTCTCAGTTCAATTTAAGCTTAACCTCTAGTTCATAGTAAAGATGCAAAAGGACTGAGAAAGAGAGCATTGTGATTTTTCTGCTGAGAAAAATGTTTTCACTTGAAAGGTCAGAATTAGACTGATTAAAGAATCCAACATGAAGTTAtccaacaacaatattttatcaaaaataaaataattcaatctGATCAACTAAAGTATAAAATTAATTCAGCATTACTTGTAATGCTTCAGCAATATTTAAAACTTCTAgaattgtttgtgtttttttaaactggttttgCTTCATTTGCatgaataaggaaactgattATCAAAAATTTGTAGAAAAGAAATTTCAAGGTAATACCCGTCATTTCAAGGGATTAAatctttctgtgatttttttggtcTCAATCTATGAAATATTTTGGTATTTACTTGTGATCACTgatgtttctttatatttttaaccaTCATAGTCCAAAATAAATATTCAGAAGAATTCAATTCCAGAACTATTCctatatataagtaaataaaaactatattcaaagaAACACAACTAAATAACTCATTACATAAAGGAGAAGAGGGTGGGACAAGAAAAGGATAAAGTAGATATATAATGAAGGGAGTGAAAGATTAAGTATGAGAGAGGGTACATAAAAAGAACAGAGAAGATAAgcaagaaggaaacaataaaggaatatttaaggaaaagagaaaagtaagaaatATATGTATCTCTATACACATATAAGCATAATGATTACAAGATCATAGATAGAGTGAGAAGTTACACAGAATCcaactcccattttacagttaaaacaATAGAAAGGAATAATGTCTACAATTCTCTCTGGAACAAGTGCTGTAAGTTATATGCTTCAATCAAAACCATTATGTCATACCTATTACTAGTTATACTTAATTCTTGTTTTGCTGTTATGACaatggtttgttttttcctttttgaaattattttattagcaAATTGTAAAATGGTAATGTCTCTGTTGGATTAAAGAGGGGAAATCAGTATGGGTATTGTTAATGTATTCATGACTTTCTGAACTAATTAGGCATGATAGGATTATAGACTAAATGTATATGCAAGAAACAAATATGTGTTTCTCAGAAAATTTAATGGTAAGTCTCAAGCTGAAAATTCTTATGATACATTAATGACTCCTAGATCATCTTTCTAGCCACTATACTGTAGTGGCTGTGTAATCTAAtctattttaggaaaaacaatgagaagagGAAGGTCACACTTAAAATCACTTAGGACACACAACTGGCTAGCCCTTCATAAAACTTCAAGGATAGATAAGTGAAAAAGAAGGTCCatccttaaaataaatttattattacagAAGAAATCTAGAGAATTttaggaaaagtgaaaaaaaaaaaaaaaacagaaaaatgaaccTCCAGATCGGttttgagaaaaagaagatatatttGTCTCCTCTACTTACTCAGAAAACATTTCCAACATCGTGAAGCACCCTGGAGTTCTAGATGCAAGAATCTACAAACGAGTTGTTCATCTTTCCCCTTGGAAATTTTGGCTCTACCACCCAGGTCTATGGCAGCGATCTCCTCAAATCTAATATATAAAAAccagaatcatttaaaaaaaaaaaagaagaacttcAGTGATAATTTAATCCAAACTTCTTATTTCACAGGTTAAAAATTAGGAATTAAAAAGGCTAGATGATTTGTCCAAGCTAGTTAGTTTCAAACACCTGGCTtgatttccaagttttttttcacTGCATCAATTTGACCTCTCTGCTACATCAAAAAACTGAAGGGTGgaaatctaattttaaaactGCCCTTTCACCTAAGAGGTTCAAGAGTTGTCCCAATATTGTTAGTGTTGATCTAATCATAGTGTCATGGAAACTAAACCCTGGAATATAGGGAAAGTGAGATCAAATTGAAGCTGCTGACCAGAAGGAACTGTCttgttattccctcttttttaGTTCAGCTTTAttgtcttttctctcctcttccaaaaGCCCAACCTTGGAAAAGGAATCCTTTCCACAATATTGgccaacatttattttattaatgatccCATCACCATCccttatcataaaataaatatatgattaacTCTCAAGATTAccaaataaaattcttattaaCAATTGCCCCCAAATGTAGGTATGAGTAAGGTGtagatttgtttttttggtcccccaaattttaaaataagattatgagaaaaaaggaaaaaaattagacattCTTTAAATATCAATTCATCAAAAAGAGAAATTGTGAATATCAAACCCTTATGGATTGTATGATTTTTAATATCCTCTTGCTGCTcaatgattgtgtgtgtgtgtgtgtgtgtgtgtgtgtgtgtgtgtgtacatataagaggagatgggggggaaaaaagagagaaaagaagaattctgaagaaagaggaggataattgtaaaaaaaaaaaattaatatttttaaagtattcatttTACCTACCTGTTTTGTCACagaatattacattatatttaagaAGGAGAAAAACTCAGAGGCAttaatcttttttccttataGTTTAGTaacctctttttttaaaagagttatatTAAACTCGTCCCTAAAAAGAAGCAACATAATTAGTTTCTCTGTTAGTGACCCAATGATGCTGCTCAGATCTTTAATACCTAGCTCataattatttcccttgataatcCTTTTTTGGAGTCACACTAGTTTTCTCAAGAGGAAAAACACTGGAAAGGTTGCCTGGTGATaaaatataaggagagagagtGCAAATAAATGTTTTGAGTACTATTAGAAATACTATCCAAATTGGTATGAAATAAGCTTAACATAGCTGTTCTGGAAGAAGGCCCCTTTGGAATGAttggaatgaaaaaggaagtcaAGTCTTCAGAGAGCAAATAGATAAACCCTCCCATTGGGAAAACAAGGAAATAGCAGTGAGAGACAAATTAGCTATAGCTGTTACATAGATGAGAAACTTTTGGCAAATGCACTGTCCCTTTGAAGGAATGTGTGATAAGCATCATAAAAATGTTTGAGAGACAGATCCATAAGAAATACAATTTGCATTTTAATGATCAGAACAGGGAGTACAAATGCCCAAGGATTTTGATATTATTCTTTGATCATATGTTCAAAAGCCCAGATAgttgtctctttcctctttccttatccTTTCCTACTTCAAATCTCATAAATTCtgaaataaattgaatataagtaatcaaaacatatttttaacaattaaaataagGAGTTGTAACAAAATTTAATATGCatctgatatttttttaaatggtaattgcttacaaactgggaaaacatttttacagtcaaaggttctgataaaagtctcatttccaaaatatataaagaattgactctaatttgtaagaaatcaagccattctccaattgataaatggtcaaaggatatgatcagacaattttcagatgatgaaattgaaactatttccactcatatgaaagtgttccaaatgactattgatcagagaaatgcaaattaagacaactctgagataccactgcacacctatcagattggctaagatgacaagaaaaaaataatgatgaatgttggaagggatgcaggaaaactgggaccttgatgcattgttggtggagttgtgagctaatccaaccattctagagagcaatctggaattatgcccaaaaagttatcaaactgtacataccctttgat
Proteins encoded:
- the LOC127552529 gene encoding olfactory receptor 4F6-like; this translates as MDEANDSMVTEFVLVGLPVSWEMNIFLFCFFSSFFMGIVLGNLFIVFTVILDPHLHSPMYFLLANLSLLDLGLSATAVPRMIADVLSTHRIISFPSCMTQIFFIHVMGGTEMVLLIAMAFDRYTAICKPLHYLTIMNHKTCICFVVAAWVIGVVHAVSQFIFLINMPFCGSNKIDSFYCDFPQVTKLACVDTRVVDNVVTASSGLISMGTFFLLIISYIFILVTVRHHSSVGLSKAFSTLSAHITVVFLYFTPCFFVYVWPFPTLSLDKFLIILDFVVTPVLNPAIYTFRNKEMKVAMKRLSRKIVGSKESS